The following DNA comes from Candidatus Ozemobacteraceae bacterium.
TCGCCCGGAACACGCCCCTCCAGGGAACGGCGGCCGACCTCGTCAAAAAGGCCATGCTCGACGCCGATCGCGAGCTGCGTCGCGCCGGATTCCAGACCCGGCTGATCCTCCAGATCCACGATGAAATCGTTTTCTCCGTGCCGGCCGGCGAACTCCCGGATGTCGGCCCGCGCCTGCGCGGCGTCATGGAACGCGTCGTCGACCTGCGCGTACCGCTTGTATGCGACGCGGCGGTCGGTCCGAATCTCGCGGACCTTCGGGAAACGGAGTTCCTCTGACGGGGGAGGTTCAGTCGAGCGTTGCCGATCGCGGCGTATCACTCGATACCAGGCTGCGCACCGACGCCAGGTCGGCCTTGATCTGGAAAATGAGCGAATCCATCGAAGGGAAGCGGATTTCATCGCGAAGCCGCTTCACGAATCGCACGCGGATCGTCCGGTGATACAGGTCGCCCGAGAAATCGAGCAGATGCGCTTCCAGCAGGAGCATGCTGCGGTCGAACGTCGGCCGGGTGCCGATATTGACGAGAGCGTCGAACGCCCCCAGCGGCGTGTCGACGATGCAGTAGTAGACGCCTTTCGGCGGCAGGACCTTGATCGAGTTTTCCAGCGGCAGGTTCGCCGTCGGAAAACCCATGTCGCGGCCGCGGTGGTCGCCGTGAACGACCTCGCCGCTGATCGACGGATGTCTGCCCAGCAGCCGTGACGCGAGTTCGATCTCCCCGTCGGCGAGAGACTCGCGGATCAAGGTGCTGCTCACGAGATGCCTGGCCGCCGTGACGGGGGAGATGATCGTGCATTCCCGGCCGAGCGAGCGAAGTTCTTTCTGCATGAACTCGGCGCTGCCGCGCCGGTGCATGCCGAATCCGAAGTTGAACCCCACGAACACGTGCCGCGCCTGGAGGCGCTCGATCAGCACGTTCCGGATGAATTCCTCCGGGGGAGTTCGCGCGAAGGCTTCATCGAAGGGGCGGAAGACCACGCTGTCGACGCCCGTGTGAAGCAGGAGCCGGAACTTTTCTTCCGGTGTCGTGATTTCGCCGGGAAAATTCGTCGGATCCAGCAGGCGGCGGGGCGGGTGATCGAAGGTGAAGATGACCGACGAGATGCCTTCCTTCTTCGCTTCGCGGATGATGGCGGAAATCAGCGCCTGATGGCCGAGGTGGACCCCGTCGAACGTGCCGAGCCCGATGACGCAGGGGCCGGTGTGGAGCGGGCCTGAGAGAAGGTTATACAGGTTCATCGCATCACCCGAACGGAAACGTCAGGAAAAGACTCGGATCGGCATGAGCTTCTGGCCGTTCTTCGGCTTGTTGGCCGCCGGCGGGCCATACAGGGCGATCAGTTCGCCGGTGGCGGACACGATCTGGATCACGTTGTCCTGCGCGTTGTCGACGTGGCCGGGTTCGATTTTCAGGAGGTCTTTGGCCTCGAGCGGTGTGCCGCTCCTGATGCGGGCCTCGACGCCGGGCTGGACGGTCGCCCGCGCGAACGGCAGGATGGC
Coding sequences within:
- a CDS encoding bifunctional riboflavin kinase/FAD synthetase, with translation MNLYNLLSGPLHTGPCVIGLGTFDGVHLGHQALISAIIREAKKEGISSVIFTFDHPPRRLLDPTNFPGEITTPEEKFRLLLHTGVDSVVFRPFDEAFARTPPEEFIRNVLIERLQARHVFVGFNFGFGMHRRGSAEFMQKELRSLGRECTIISPVTAARHLVSSTLIRESLADGEIELASRLLGRHPSISGEVVHGDHRGRDMGFPTANLPLENSIKVLPPKGVYYCIVDTPLGAFDALVNIGTRPTFDRSMLLLEAHLLDFSGDLYHRTIRVRFVKRLRDEIRFPSMDSLIFQIKADLASVRSLVSSDTPRSATLD